A region of the Lycium barbarum isolate Lr01 chromosome 1, ASM1917538v2, whole genome shotgun sequence genome:
TAAGAAAGGGCAAACAACTCATGGTGGAAAGCAACCAGTGGTCCCTATCCCTCGGGCCTCTTCCCAGAGGCCTCGACCTTCCTTTTACGGGGCTGGTTTGGCAGAAGAATGGTACAAAGAGTTCCCCTTGGCTGATGGATATGTGCATGAACGGCCTGTCAACAAGGTGGCGTTGAAGAAAAATTTCAGAGGAATTTACAATCAAATAGTCGGAATGGACTAGAGCTCGGTATTTGATAACCCAGGGCCGGTAAACATTGACATGGTTCTGGAGCTTTACTCCAACATGATTTTGGCAAGAACAGAGGGTGGAGAGCCTCATCATTCAATGCAATTGAGGGGTGAATGGGTGTCGTTGACAGCCTCCACTTTGTGTGCACAATTGGGAGTCCCAGACCATCCCGTGGGCCCATTGCTTGAGTTCATAAAAAGGCCTGACTATAAGGCCATTCGGGAAACCTTGTGTGGCCCTGAGTCCATGGCTAAGTGGGAAAGATACCAAGAAGGCCCGAGGAAGCACAAGACTATGCTAATGGGTGATTTTATGAAGGAGGCACGAGTGTGGCTACGACTACTAAATTACCGCATTATGCCTCTTGACCACTTCACCACCGTGCTGAAAGAGAGAGTGGCAATAGTGTACTTCTTCTTGACTGGGCATTCGGTCAACATTGGATACTGGATGCTTCAGGATATGATCTGCATCAGAGAGGGCAAATCCCTCAAGCACAGCTTCGGAAACACACTTACAGCATATCTGAGGAGGCTGGTCCCGCATTTGGAGAGTAAGTATGACAGGGTGCTTGAGTGCCCAGATAACATGATAGACATCTCTAATGTCAAAGCCCCTGAGCAGAGCAAGTTCAACTTGACTCCAGCACAAGAAAGATCAGATCAATCGACTGTGCTAACACAACTATACAAGATAGCGGTACTCGCTAGTGAGCAGTTTGAGCTGGATATCTCGAGTGTGTTTGCGGAGTGTCCTCGCACCACTTACTCAAGAGTGCTCATTGGAGAGGAGGGCAGGCTGCCCGCTGATGAGGACTTATGTTCTGCGGATCTCATAGCCGCTGAGATGGAGGAGGGTAGTGAAGAAGAATCCCAGGCACAGGATGCTGAGGATGATGAGAAAGAAGATGCCGAGCCGTCTGGTGGCGAGGCTAAGGATGATGAGGATgatgactaggccctagtgggcctcggggagtatttcttgccttactttgtttttaaatttttccaTCTATATGCTTCGAGGGTAAAGCATGATTTAAGTATGGGGTGGGAAATACGTCCCTTGTAACAACATTTTGAGGTTAAGGATGGTGATCAAGTTGCCATAGGTTTTCTTTTTATTAGTGTTTGAGTCTTTGagtcgaaaaaaaaaaagatttccaGTTCTCTTACGTTAGGTTTTCTTGGTAGCTTCTTGAGTCCCTCGTTAGTGGAACACACCATCTACCCCCTTGGGACCTCGGTTCTTTCCTAAGGGGGGACCTTTGAACCGGGttagatttttttttagtttttgttgAAGAGTCGTAGGAGTCAAGCCTGTCAGACCACTCGAATGCTCGGTGCTCAGGTTAGGTGGAATGTGGAAACCATGagtttttcttgaaaatctttAAAAAGCATGCTAAAAAAATAGGCAACCTATCTCGAAACATTTCTACAGTAGACTGGATTGACTCgtgtatgacccacttggcatgaTTTGTGATAGTTGCTTGATTAGATGGTTGTATGAATCTGTTTTGTGTTGATTATGTGATGTGTGCGATGTGAGGAAACTCTGGTATGATCTATGCTTGATAATGATGACTAGAACTTACCCGGTGTGTTTGTGAAGTGAAATTGAGTGAGAAGTTTAGGAAGTGATCTAggcatttctttgttagccaaagTTTGAAACGTCGCTTGCCTACCCTTTGTGTATGTATatccctagtcaaccccgttgAGACTTTAGCTTTTCTTTTTACAACAGCCAATTAGCCTACTCTCGTTGTTCTTATTGACCCAATTTGATCCCTGTTTTACTCCTTAGGCACTTTTAATGGTTACTTATTGAATTGGAGTTAGGATGTGAAGTTAAGGGAGGGTTGTTGAATGAAGTTAAAAAATGAAGTCTATGGGTGTGTCTTAAGGGTAGATGATGGTTAGtgggaagtaaaaaaaaaaatctgcaaaACAGGAACTGTCTAGTTTGTCATCTGCTTTCTTAATGTCGTCTCCCACTAGTCTGTCGAAAACAAGAGGATGCTTAAACTTGAGAAAATAAATGGGTGTTGATAAGATAGAATGGGTAGCATGTGGATGAATGCTATGGGTGATGAAGGATGGTGCAAAAATGAACTATGATTGTAAGGTAttaaaagtgcttagggaggttagtcactatttttcaaaatatatCCTACCCATCCCTTAAGCCTACATTGCAACCATACAAGTCCTAAGTGATCATAAATTCACCTCACTCTAAGTTGCTGAACGGTTAcactaagggcaagcctatggttcgtCATGTTTGAGCATTGGATATTCTTTGTAAGAGTAAGCGATATTGTTGCATCTTATGTCCATTGAAATAAGTCGTTAACTTTGTGTGAGATATGGACAACTCTCTTTTGGGTGAGGACACATAATTAATAGGAGATGGATGAAGTACTCCCGCTCGGTCAAGTAGCAGGTTCTTTATGTCTTGAGTGGTGTCTGGAGTCATATGCATGTTTTGAACGTATCGTTTCTTGAGAGGTTTGGTTGCTAGAATTTTGAAGCATAAGAAAATGGTGGTTTTGAAGCAGTTGGCAGGACTTTCAAGAATTGGCTCAATGTGTATGTTAATGCAATTTCGAAACTTGCATATCCACCGAACTCTGATGTAGACCTGTTTGAGTGGCATGGATAATTAAAGTACTAGGGAATGTATGATAAGTggttgctcgagggcgagcaaagtctaagtggggggtgtTGATATTTGGCATAAATATCTACATTTAGTGTCATTTACActttacttcttagcactttcatcgcagttttgaatgtgaattgttgtatatgagcttatgttggtatgtttctatgaataggtacaacaaggaccaacgaagggtattccGGGCAGTTTTGAGTGATTCCGAGGCTGGGTACGTCGATTGAAGGTTGCAAAGGAAGTtccagcacttgaaggcaaaatctgaccactgaagggtctcatgcgtTGGCCATGCGCCGCCAGCCAGCGCACAAAAACACCATTCCTGAATCTCAGACAGACCATGCGTTGGTCATGCGCCGCACAAGAAGAACATAAAGGAGGTTATGCGTTGGCCATGCGacgcacagccagcgcacaagcggcgtcagttgtcctatttagatcgggattgggccaacttatctcatatttaccctagcatataaatagccgttttgaacattataaaggcggcttggacgaattttgagacttgtgaaactctttctgggttttattcctcttctattatttttctttacatcaaaaccctatgttaatcatgaattcttgtttccattatcgaatcatgtgtaactaaacacttaaattctggggttgtggcgtagccatgaatattgacgtttgaCAAGTATTTCAACCTTAGTAGCTTGTTCGTATGCAATTGCTTCGTTACTTCTGTGTTTAATTTCTTGATTGTCTGCGCAATTGTTGAGTTCTATTTACTCATTGATATACGTGCTTGGGAAAGACGTTGTTAATTTTGAGAAGAAGTAATGAGATTGTGAACTGAATATCCCTAaggttgggctaggatttgtgactaggataggaatatacttagttaccgcaATTAATTATATACCGTGCTCTTATTGCATTCTCGATAGGTcaataccataggaatataggaggaGAATTATCTTGAATCGGCGAGTAGTGGTTCAGAAGAATACTACGAGGTTAACAATCTGGTTAATTAGCTGTTGTGAACAAAGTTGCTAAGGTGTGATACTTGACtgactcaataggattggtgaaccaaccacgACCCTGGAATACTTCTTGATAAAAGTCGTTCTCAATTACGTTCTAAGAACAATTTCTGGATACATTACTAGTCAATTACATTATAGCATTTAGTTATAAAAGAACCAACACTTTTATTCTTCACTTGCATAGATAGTAAGTAATAGTTTATTTTCGTGAAATAttggtcataagtctctgtgggttcgacattcgattttatataatcactttattacttgtacgaccacgtacacttgcgtgtgcatttgaaCGCAACATGTAACAACACATAAATACATATTAAGATATCTAATAAAGAATACAATTAAAGTGGATGGTGAAAAGTTGATTAATTGAATTAAAGACTTTTTTagctattaaaaataaaataaatagataaatgaaggggaaaaggtcaaaaaaaaggagaaaaagataaataggaatggaggtcattgagaggtgtcacatcaccttgtttatgcctagctttatattacaTATAGATTGTTAATGTCAGCATGcttactaagtaggcgtttggacatgtgaTATCATCTCATGATTTTGTCTCATGAAATGAaatccaaatcatccaaaaagacatgatttgggatttcaaattttttaaatgtaaaagttgactaataagttatattttgtaaaagtagatccataagttggtagatatattaaTCAATCATGTTTAAcaaccatttatatcaaatattaaaagatctacaaattgatagtatatttataacaaatttactctcACCAACCATGTGAGAGGATTATATAAAAGAATAGTTACACTGCAActcattcattttttattttattgaactaaagtttgattaattgatgttgtatttttagaaaggtcttctagtagtgtattaatattaattttgttatgaactatgacttgctcatttggtaagattgtataagaactgagaaagttttgatggttttcacaacttgtggagtttctatgtctataagaaaaaatacaacttaagaaattcaaattgcatgtccgaacataacttcaacttcaactcatcatgatttcaaataatgtccaaacggctcctaagatTTTATCCAATAAAGTTACAAAATTAACTTTTCGTCGCAATAAAATTAGTCAATTATAGTGAATTCCTTAAAAATACAATGATCGAAGGACAAATATCCAATGTTACGTTATGACCCGTCATTCACTACGTCAATGCATTGCCACTGTGTGAATTTCACgtcaaaaaaaacattttgaaatgATCCGTACGACCAAGTGTAACCTAAAAATAGGCAAAAGGCGGATTATAGTTAAAACCTGCAAACCTAGTGTGTCATTAATGTAAAAGAGGGGAATTTTTTCGAGTCCAATCCGTATATAGTAGCCTTTAGCCAATTTTTCAGATCCGCCAACATGAATTTTTTCGAGATCTCACTTGCTTTTTGATGATTTTTTAAGGGGCAACCGGTCTTGTTCCAGCTTAATTGTAGTTTGCAAGGCTAATGGCAAACAAGGATGTACTTGTTGCGTGCGAATAAAGTCTCACGTTGAtaactgaaaagaaaaaagagttaCTTATAAGATGTTGAATACTTTAATAACATGAAGTTTTTTGGGGAAAAATCGTGCGAGCTTGACCTAAAACACACGATAGATCATTTTAGCCCAACATGCTAATTATGTTAGCAGTAAGGGATATCTGGAAGACTTTGTCAACACTACAAATATCAGAACAGGAAATAGTAACTCATTATCGATCTTTTTTCCTTTTAGTCAAAACTCCAATCATAATAAATCCAAGGTAAGGGTCCAATATCTAATATGTATACTCAACGTTAACACTCGTTATTTGTTTCAAACAAAAGTAAAATGCAAACAATACTGGTATTATATTTGGTTTTGATCGGCATCCTCGACATTTTTCAAGCAACAACTCAATAAGGCCAACGTTTGAGTGGTATGACAACAAACTTCATGGTATCATTGTTGCAATGGATGCCCTCATGTTCTCCACAAGCAAAAAAGTGCAGTTGCATTTTCTTCAGCACAAACTCGAATCCTTCACCTGCACCCTGGTTCAGATTTGCTATCGTCTTAGCCCTTCTGAAGTCGCACTTGATGAAGCTCCAGTAATTTGGTAATAAGTATACACTGTGTGGAAATCCACCGTTCGAGTTTGGTGGATCATACTTGAAAACTGCATGACACATATAAAGATGtatttagaattttgaattaaTGAGCGATAATGAATACCAACTAGTTATAAATATATGCATTACTACCTCCGTTGCATTACAATTTCTATATTACTAACTCGTGCATTATTTACTTCTAAACTAAACGACCTCTTACTAGTTTTATTTTTGAAGTTAGAAGAtgcaattgaattgaagtagagaGGAAAACATATGAAGGGTCTCTCATTTATAATTTATATACTATCTTCGTTTCGATTcatttgtctttttttttcttttttggttcgtataaaaaataatattatttcttatttgacaactctttaaaTCCAACATCCTAGtgacatatttaagaccacaaaattaaaaaaaaaaaatcgtacattatatatatttttagtttaagatcagattttttttttttaatattcttaaatttcgtgtctaaTCAGACTATgacaaacaaaatgaaacggaAGGGAGTAATTTATAAATGGGCAAAGGGTCAATATACCCATCTACTTTACTTTATTGgttaaatataccctccgttagcCAAAGTACCTAAATATACCCCTCTGTTAGCCAAAGTTGTTAAATATACCCCTACATGGATGGAAATGCCCAAATCAGACGAAATTAAccatttaactttaaaaaaaacatgCCCCATAATTTTAACCCAATCCGTACTTCCTCTTGCACACAAAGTGAAGAGGATGTTGAACGTAAAAGTTGCCATTTGTATGTTACATTTATTGATCTACTTGAAATTagcatgctttttttttttttggggggtggggtggtGTTATAAAGTATAGCCATGCACTTCAAAATGAAAATAGTATAAAATGCTGATGTACCCAGAAGTACAGCAATATCAAGATGGAAGTATGTTTAAGAACTGATGATTTAAGGAAGTTTAGTTCTATAATCCCTTTTCATACCATATGAAGGTTTGAACTTTTTATTGCAGTAAATTAGGTTAGAAAATTGAATCCTACAAACAGGTAATTTTGACCCATCAATAACAAAACCGGCATATCTTCACTTCTTCAGTAATTTTCTGGCATATTAAAAGTCTCAGCTGTATTTGGACCAACCAAAACACCCGAAGCCTTGTAAAATCAGAGTGTTGGGTTTTTATAACTTTCTCCAGGTTGTGATCTTTCTTCACAAATTAGTCTTTTTAGCCATTTCATTTGCATCATAATGATGGAACTCTCTGTGTTATGAATTAAGATACACAGAAAATGGTATAATGAGAGAAGATATTCCACCTTCACTAATACCATTTGCTACTAGATGTGTGGAATTTATGTGGTTTTTAACAGACAAGCAGTTAGACTGGCGAATTTGAAGGATAGAATACACAAACTAATCTAGTAAAAATGACTGTACTGATTTCAGTGAGTGAAAACAgctaaagaaaagaaaatgtaccTGAATCCACTGACCATTCATCCTTCATGTCCTATAACTGCACTAGTTGCATTTGGCTGTAATTTGATCACTATTTAGGTTAGTGACAGGCACAGTGACAGGCATAGCCAAGAACACTGGTGTCAACGGAAGTGTTGTGATTGCGAAGGTATAACAATTTGTAGGTCGGGTTGAGTTAAAATTATGGCGCACggttttttttaagttaaatgaTTAATTTCATCTGAATTGGGCATTTCTATCCATGTTGGGGTATATTAAACTACTATGGCTAACAGAGAGGTATATTTAGGTATTTGACTAACGGAGAGTATATTTAACCAATAAAGTAAaggagaggggtatatttgaccctttgccGTTTATtataactatatagaagcatgggtttaagGTGGGGATCGTCGACATGTGCCTAAGTTGTAATTACAATGAAATGTAATGGCATTTTGACATTTAGtctttttacccttttggttaaCCCATCATGCACTTTCCCACCTCCCCTAATCAATTTTGTACTTATTCACGTGGACCCCACGTTCCCCATCCCCTAGCAAAACAATTTCTCACCTCTACGTATTTTGGCCAGATCTTAACAAGCAATTTTCTCTTTGAATTATGCGACTAAATTTTTTTAATACTGTGTGCATTAATTAAAATTTCCTTCCATTTATTGAATATTTTCATTTGTTGAAAGCACCAAAAAGGCCAGATACCTTTTCTGCTCTGGTGGTATTAAATTTTATGAACTTAaaaacaccttttttttttttggtaaataaatcTTTATTGACCAAATGAGCAATTCAGAACAGGGTTCACAAACTTTAGCTGGAGCATTGGACATAATCCCAAGCTTCTAGCATCCAACCAACTTAACGACTAAACAGAACTAGGGGGCTATATCAGGGGTAATAATTAAGCTCATCGATCCTAGTAGTGAGTCGTGGCTTCAAATTGCATCTCATCACTGCCTCTTGTATGATGAGTCTGGTAAGAACTGCCGGGCTTCTTTCCTTTGCCTGAAAGACTCTGTTATTTCTTTCCTGCCAAATCAAATACACAGTCCCAGCAGCTACTACTCTAAATACCTCAGCTTGTGCATTCCTTCCGTAAACATGAGTCACCATCCAGCTAACTTCTGCAGTCTACTCCGTTGCTCTTCTGGTGTACTTCTGCCAAGAGAGCAGTTTGTTCCATACTTCAGCAGAGTTAGAGCATTTGAAGAACAAATGGTCAACTGATTCTTTCTCAGTACCACACAAAGGACATACATTTTGGTCGATCTCCACTTTAGCAACCTATGTCTTGTGTATAACCTCTTATGAAGAGTCAAGTACAGTATGAATGTCCACTTAGGTGCCCCATAGTTATTGCAAACTAGCTTTCTCCAAGAAACCTTAGGGAAACTTCCTCTGAGCTTGGTATATACTTGTTTAATTGAAAAATCTACAGACCCCATCACCTGAGTATAATCCATGCCAATTGCCTCTAATAGTTGTGTTGCTTTGAAAATCTTCCTACGCATCCATGAAGCCTGTTTTGGGAAGCAGTTCCGTAAAGATTGTCCCTTAATCTAATAAGCATGTACCCACCTAACCCACAACTTATCCTCCTTTTTACACAAGTTCCATAGCATCTTACATATTACAGCTTTATTCCAAGTTTGGGCATGTAGAATGTTAAGACCCCCGGCAGATTTTGGCAGACAAAGTTGTTCCCATGACACCATAGCCTTGTTTGACACCTCATTGCTCCCTGTCCAAAGAAATGTTCTACATATAGTTTCAATCTTTTTCAAGACTTTCTTGGGTAGAATAAAGATTTGAGCCCAAAAGTTTTGGATGGAAAATAATACAGATTTAAGTAACTGTAGTCTTCCAGCATATGTCAGTACCTTGGCTGTCCAATGAGTGACCTTACTCATCATTGCATCAATCAAGGGCACATATTGGATAGCAGATAATCTTTTAGTGCTCAATGGGACTCCAAGGTACCTAAATGGTAGGCCACCTTGTGTAAACTGTAGCTTCTCCAGAACTTCCTGTTGTGTATTATGGTCCATACCACCAAAATAAGGAGAACTTTTTGTTGTGTTAGCAATCAGGCCAGATGCAGCAGAAAAGCTCAAAAAACAATTATAAAGTTTCATGACAGAACCCACATCACCTCTACAAAATAACAATAGGTCATCCGCAAACTCAAGTTGCACAATATCAAGCTTTTCACACCTTGGGTGATAGTTGAAATCAGGATCCTTTTTCAGCCCTTTGAGTAATCTGGTTAGGTACTCCATACAAATCACAAACAAGAAGGGCGACATGGGATCACCTTGCCTTAGTCATTTTTGTGCAGGAAAAGCCTTAGACACCTTCCCATTAATTACGATTGCATAGGACACAGTAGACACACATCTCATAATCCATTGAACAAATTTGGTAGGAAAATTCAAGCTAATGAGAACTTGTTCTAGAAAGGCCCATTCTACGGAGTCATATGCCTTTTGCATATCAATCTTGAGCATGCACCTTGGTGAGATACCTTTCCTTCCATACCCTTTTACCAGCTCGTGACTCAAGATGATATTGTCATTTATTAGTCTACCCGGTACAAAAGCTGTCTGAGTGTTCTCTACTATCAACTCCATGACACTTTGCAATCTCTTAGTGAGGATTTTGGAGATGATCTTGTATAGGACAGTACAACATGATTTAGGTTTGTATTGCCTTATAGAGGTGGGGTGTTTAACCTTAGGGATTAAGGTGACACTTGTGCAGTTTACCTCACTTAGCATAACCAGATTTTCAAAAAAAGAAATAACAGCCTGAGTAACTTCCTTACCAATCACTGGCCAAGATGCTTGAAAGAAACAAGCATTGAAGCCATCATGTCCTGGAGCTTTGTTACCATGAATGTCATGTATGGCCCGATGCACCTCTTCGGCAGTCACTATTCTGATAAGGTTAAGTTGTGTGAGTCTATCTAGTACATATCCATCATTCATCATATCTAGATTTATAGCTGGGATTGGGTGTGCCCTTGTCCCCAACAGACCTTTATAAAATTTGCAAATTTCATCTTCAATGTCCTTCTCAGTATAGATGCTGCTACCACTATCAGTAGTTAGTccagtaattttattttttgctatTCTGCTCCTCATGTTAGCAACGAAAAAATCTGAGTTGGAATATCCTAACTTCAACCATTCCACTCTTGATTTTTGACTAACAATGATTTTCTCCACTATAGCCCATTTTTCATATTGTGCTCCCACTTGTTTCCCCTCTTCTTGCAGTTCCTAGTGATGACCATCAGCTAGTTTCTATTGGATCTCCAGTAATCTGTCCCTGGCCAGTTTCAGCTTCTCTTCCACCTAGAAAATTCAGTTTTCCTAAGTTGCTTCATCCCTCCCTTTATGCTCATCAACTTCTTCCATATACTATATAGGGATGGGTTAGGGATAGCACTATTCCAGCAGTCAGTAACCACATTTAGAAAGTCCTGATGTTCAACCATATAGTTGAAAAATTTAAAGGGCCTCTGGCATGTAGCTCTTTGCGTGTCAATTACTATACTTAGTGGAGAGTGGTCTGAGAAAAGTGGATCCATTGCAACCACACTAGTAATATTCATCTGATTCATCCAGGCATGATTTATAAGGGCTCTGTCAATTTTTCTAAATATGCGCCCATTGCTCCATGTATATTGTCTAATAGTGATGCCAATTTCATGTAATCCAGTGTCTTGAATAAACTTCCTGAAATCCCAGACTTCAATCTCCTGCACAGGCGCACCATTAATCCTATCATCTACTTCAGTTACTGCATTATAATCACCCAATAAGATCCAGGGGTCATGAGTATTTTGATGAAATCTGGTAAGTTCAATCCGCGATCCTTTTCTATCGGCAATAGTGTGCAGCCCATACACCACTGTTGCTGTAAAGTTTAAGCTCCCAACACTGATTTTGCAGTGTATATATTGTTCATGGGCCTGTGTGATGGTAACATTAATCTTATTATGGTCCCAAAGAAGCCATATTATACCTACTCCTTCAGTGTTATAGTTGTGTTCCCAGCTCCAACGTTGAACCACACTTTTTACAAAACCTGATGCATTCCTAGCTTTGACTCTATGCTCTAGAATAGCAATAAGTCCTACATTATTATCTTTAAGAAACTTATTCATTTCCCTATGCTTATAAAGCTTATTAAAGCCCCTCACATTCCATGTGATGAGCTGCATTAGGAAACAGGAGAAGTTTGAGGTGTACcactgttacaccttgaaaattttccgttaatgtacagtgaatagactaacgaagggcacgaagtgtacgatgtcttggtaagtaagaaataacatttgatgattctaaatgagatttcaaagacattcgaggtaggggacggga
Encoded here:
- the LOC132614001 gene encoding uncharacterized protein LOC132614001, which gives rise to MSPFLFVICMEYLTRLLKGLKKDPDFNYHPRCEKLDIVQLEFADDLLLFCRGDVGSVMKLYNCFLSFSAASGLIANTTKSSPYFGGMDHNTQQEVLEKLQFTQGGLPFRYLGVPLSTKRLSAIQYVPLIDAMMSKVTHWTAKVLTYAGRLQLLKSVLFSIQNFWAQIFILPKKVLKKIETICRTFLWTGSNEVSNKAMVSWEQLCLPKSAGGLNILHAQTWNKAASWMRRKIFKATQLLEAIGMDYTQVMGSVDFSIKQVYTKLRGSFPKVSWRKLVCNNYGAPKWTFILYLTLHKRLYTRHRLLKWRSTKMYVLCVVLRKNQLTICSSNALTLLKYGTNCSLGRSTPEEQRSRLQKLAGWKEITESFRQRKEARQFLPDSSYKRQ